In the genome of Cryptosporangium minutisporangium, the window CGGCGTCGCCACCTTCGCCTACGCGGAACGCCGCCGCGCCACCCGTACCAACACCCCCGCCGCCCGCTGACCCGCCACCGTCAGCCGACCGGTCGTCCCCGCCGCCCTAAGCGGAGACGACCGGTCCGCCGTCCCAGCTCCGGCCCTCACCGTTCGACCAGGTGAAGCCCCACGACGCCGACGACGATCACCGACAGGAAGAACACCCGTCCCGCGGTGAGCGCTTCCTGGAAAGCCACCGTGCCCGCGATCGCCACCCCCACGGTGCCGATGCCGACCCACACCGCGTAGCCGGTGCCCGCCGGAAGGTGTTTCAGGGCGACGGCCAGGAGAAGAAAGCTCACCAGAGCACCGGTGGTGGCGACGATGCTCGGCCCCAGCCGGGTGAAGCCGTCGGACTGCTTGAGCGCGGTGGCCCAGACGACTTCCAGGAGGCCCGCGATCACGAGAATGGTCCACGCCATCGATGCGCCCTTCGCTCCGATCATGGTCGCGGGGTCCGCGTCGGCGTCACGCGTTCGAGCCCCCGTCGACGGTGATCGCCGTGCCGGTGATGTGGCGGCCGCTACGACCCGCGAGGAAGGCCACGGCGTCGGCGATGTCGGCGGCGGCGCCGTAGCGGCCGAGCGGGATCAGCGCACGCTCGAGCTCCGCGCTCTCGCCGTCGGCCGGGTTCATGTCGGTGTCGGTCGAACCCGGATGCACGAGGTTCACGGTGATGCCCCGATCGCCCAGGTCACGAGCCAGGCCCTTGGTGAAGCCGATCAGGGCGGACTTGCTCATCGAGTACAGCGCCATGCCCGGGTAGGGCACTCGCTCGGCGAGGCTGCTGCCGATCGAGATGATCCGGCCGCCGCTGCTCATGTGCCGGACCGCCGCCTGGCTCGCCACGTAGACGGCGCGGGTGTGGATGCTCAGGACACGATCGACGTCCTCCAGTGAGACGTCGTCGATCACGCCCTCCGCGGCGACGCCCGCGTTGTTGACCAGGATGTCCA includes:
- a CDS encoding multidrug efflux SMR transporter, whose translation is MAWTILVIAGLLEVVWATALKQSDGFTRLGPSIVATTGALVSFLLLAVALKHLPAGTGYAVWVGIGTVGVAIAGTVAFQEALTAGRVFFLSVIVVGVVGLHLVER
- a CDS encoding SDR family oxidoreductase; this translates as MFDLEGKAALVTGGGRGIGAAIALRLAELGADVAITYVSAKDRAEGMVEQIEGYGGRGVAIAADNTDAAAVVAAVERTTAEFGRLDILVNNAGVAAEGVIDDVSLEDVDRVLSIHTRAVYVASQAAVRHMSSGGRIISIGSSLAERVPYPGMALYSMSKSALIGFTKGLARDLGDRGITVNLVHPGSTDTDMNPADGESAELERALIPLGRYGAAADIADAVAFLAGRSGRHITGTAITVDGGSNA